The following are encoded in a window of Pecten maximus chromosome 17, xPecMax1.1, whole genome shotgun sequence genomic DNA:
- the LOC117315260 gene encoding zinc finger protein ZFPM2-like: MVNTKTTPMKACPMCKFRTAGTEELREHLVMCGLKHSEKKAFACTHCNFTTTKQVYLTRHEKRHIEEKGMDKNSQPETVHVSNLPEDKQTAGSSDSSSSSSSDSDDGSDDDSYPSPKETEDWQKQDPGSLLSEESEKETTEPVVPSDNRPSTSATAVATNPVPPDDSLMGRVIRKSTKPTLPFHKKRIAEQSGEPGKRLRATDLRHVIPKPVTLDHPTKRHTSTVSRRFVSVGVQTEPAMNKTKRTVTTTYRYHDAGKQVKQTTVDETYFYLDTFTGNRE; encoded by the coding sequence ATGGTAAACACAAAGACGACCCCAATGAAGGCATGTCCTATGTGCAAGTTCAGAACCGCTGGAACAGAAGAGCTCAGGGAGCATCTTGTGATGTGTGGTCTGAAACACTCTGAAAAGAAAGCATTTGCCTGTACGCATTGTAACTTCACGACTACAAAGCAAGTATACCTTACTCGTCATGAGAAAAGACATATCGAAGAGAAGGGTATGGACAAAAACAGCCAACCTGAGACCGTCCATGTGTCTAATCTACCAGAGGATAAGCAGACCGCAGGATCCAGTGACAGCTCAAGCAGCTCCAGTAGTGATAGTGACGATGGGTCGGATGATGATTCCTATCCTTCGCCTAAGGAAACAGAAGATTGGCAAAAGCAGGACCCTGGGAGCTTACTGTCCGAGGAGTCGGAGAAAGAAACTACTGAGCCAGTTGTCCCATCTGACAACAGACCTTCAACCTCAGCTACAGCAGTGGCCACAAATCCTGTACCCCCGGATGATTCTTTGATGGGTCGGGTGATCAGGAAATCAACAAAACCTACACTGCCATTTCATAAGAAGAGAATAGCAGAACAAAGTGGTGAACCAGGCAAAAGGCTACGTGCCACAGATCTGCGACATGTCATCCCGAAACCAGTAACTCTGGATCATCCCACGAAGCGACATACGAGTACGGTTAGTCGACGTTTTGTTAGTGTTGGAGTCCAGACGGAGCCCGCCATGAACAAAACTAAGCGGACAGTCACGACCACTTATCGATATCATGATGCAGGCAAGCAAGTGAAACAAACCACGGTAGATGAAACCTATTTTTATTTGGATACCTTCACTGGAAATAGAGAATAG